A part of Solicola gregarius genomic DNA contains:
- the sigJ gene encoding RNA polymerase sigma factor SigJ — protein sequence MRDAEHQLARSFEDNRPRLLRLAYTMTGSLVDAEDCVQEAWLRLRGVEDPAGIRDLTAWLTTTVSRLALDALGSARARRERYVGTWLPEPLVESGVQDPADRITLDESVSMALLVVLERLSPAERTAFVLHDVFSVPFPEIADLVGRTPAAVRQLASRGRRRVQDEGPQAPATEAEQRELVHAFTAACQDGDLPGLIALLDPNVVLRGDGGGKVATLEHEVRDATRIAPMMLARAKAVGPMEFVPATVNGALGLVIRGGDPDPSRSAVRASDGLSVLAFTVDNGLITAIDVVRNPDKLAAVPPLG from the coding sequence ATGCGCGACGCCGAACACCAGCTGGCACGGTCCTTCGAGGACAACCGCCCCCGGCTGCTGCGGCTCGCGTACACGATGACGGGTTCGTTGGTCGACGCGGAGGACTGCGTACAGGAGGCGTGGCTTCGGCTGCGCGGGGTCGAAGACCCCGCCGGTATCCGCGACCTCACTGCCTGGCTGACGACGACCGTGAGCCGGCTGGCGTTGGACGCCCTCGGCAGCGCGCGTGCACGACGCGAACGCTACGTCGGTACCTGGTTACCGGAGCCGCTCGTCGAGTCCGGCGTACAGGACCCGGCCGATCGAATCACGCTGGACGAGTCGGTGAGCATGGCCCTGCTCGTCGTGTTGGAACGGCTCTCTCCCGCCGAGCGCACCGCGTTCGTGCTGCACGACGTCTTCAGCGTCCCGTTTCCCGAGATCGCCGATCTCGTCGGCCGCACGCCCGCGGCCGTACGCCAACTCGCGTCGCGGGGCCGACGACGAGTTCAGGACGAAGGACCACAGGCGCCTGCGACCGAGGCCGAACAGCGTGAGCTCGTGCACGCGTTCACGGCCGCGTGCCAGGACGGCGACCTCCCCGGGCTGATCGCACTGCTCGACCCGAACGTCGTGCTACGCGGCGACGGCGGCGGCAAGGTTGCAACGCTCGAGCACGAGGTACGCGACGCGACTCGGATCGCTCCGATGATGCTCGCCCGCGCGAAGGCAGTTGGCCCGATGGAATTCGTGCCCGCCACCGTCAACGGGGCCCTCGGGCTCGTGATCCGGGGCGGTGACCCCGACCCATCCCGGTCAGCGGTCCGCGCGTCCGACGGACTCTCGGTCCTGGCCTTCACGGTCGACAACGGGCTGATCACCGCGATCGACGTGGTGCGAAACCCCGACAAGCTCGCCGCGGTCCCGCCCCTCGGGTGA
- a CDS encoding MMPL family transporter produces the protein MTLTETNKDEGTQPPSQLGIFARIGGFAHRRRWLALILWVAVLAGVWGSATAVGDAYKDENSLPGTESQAAADLLEDHGAGRAGDTIDIVLHDEGGVDGVQDRVDPMLAEVADLPNVADVQSPYDSPTAVADDGTIAYATVQLEVASNDMPTEDTERVLDAAQAIEGDGLQVELGGDAVRLLAESGTGAGESVGLVAALVILVLMFGTFIAAGLPIVIALFAVGSAAGVIVLASHVFTIASWTPPVMFLVGLGVGIDYALLIFARYRAELVRGVAPERATVTAIDAAGRSVFFAGCTVILALLGLTALGLGSIQGMALSVALTVLMTMVASLTLLPALLGIFGNRFARQFTMRAEKRRAKGKREDGDGWRKLAGAVQKRPLAALVAAAVILGALAFPALSIRLGFNDAGNDPADSTSRQAYDLLADGFGPGFNGPLLVVTDGGDGSGEDAAAEAAQTLGETAGVAATTDPMPTPDGEAATVLVYPDSSPQDAETTELVGTLRDDVLPGLTAGNGAEYLVGGATAASEDYAAKLADRMPLFMTIVVGLSMVLLMAVFRSILIPVKAALLNILSIGAALGAMKLVFQDGMLGFESGPIEAYVPVMIFAIVFGLSMDYEIFLISRMHEEWEKDEGRDPSHAVREGLAHTGAVITAAGSIMVVIFASFVLSEQRLLQQTGFAFAVAIFVDAVIIRCMVVPAAMELMGRRAWWLPAPLARLLPKVELERHGA, from the coding sequence ATGACGCTCACCGAGACAAACAAGGACGAAGGCACTCAACCGCCTTCACAACTGGGGATATTCGCCCGCATAGGGGGCTTCGCGCACCGCCGCAGGTGGCTCGCCCTGATCCTGTGGGTCGCGGTTCTCGCCGGCGTATGGGGCTCCGCCACGGCCGTCGGGGACGCGTACAAGGACGAGAACTCGCTTCCCGGCACCGAGTCACAGGCGGCCGCCGACCTGCTGGAGGACCACGGTGCAGGCCGCGCCGGAGACACCATCGACATCGTTTTGCACGACGAGGGCGGCGTGGACGGCGTACAGGACCGCGTCGATCCGATGCTCGCGGAGGTCGCGGACCTTCCCAACGTCGCGGACGTCCAGAGCCCGTACGACAGCCCGACCGCAGTCGCCGACGACGGCACGATCGCCTATGCCACGGTGCAACTGGAGGTCGCGTCGAACGACATGCCGACGGAGGACACCGAGCGCGTCCTGGACGCCGCGCAGGCGATCGAGGGCGACGGGCTCCAGGTCGAGCTGGGCGGTGACGCCGTCAGGCTCCTGGCGGAGAGCGGCACAGGCGCCGGCGAGTCGGTGGGCCTGGTGGCCGCGCTGGTGATCCTGGTGTTGATGTTCGGCACGTTCATCGCCGCCGGACTGCCCATCGTGATCGCCCTCTTCGCGGTCGGCTCGGCGGCCGGCGTCATCGTGCTGGCGTCGCACGTCTTCACGATCGCGTCCTGGACGCCACCGGTCATGTTTCTCGTCGGCCTCGGCGTGGGTATCGACTACGCACTGCTCATCTTCGCCCGCTACCGGGCCGAGCTCGTACGTGGCGTCGCACCCGAACGAGCCACCGTCACGGCCATCGACGCCGCGGGTAGGTCGGTGTTCTTCGCCGGCTGTACCGTCATCCTCGCCCTGCTCGGTCTCACCGCCCTCGGCCTCGGCTCCATCCAAGGCATGGCGCTGTCGGTGGCGCTGACCGTGCTGATGACGATGGTCGCCTCACTGACCCTGCTGCCGGCGCTGCTCGGCATCTTCGGCAACCGCTTCGCCCGCCAGTTCACCATGCGCGCGGAGAAGCGCAGGGCGAAGGGGAAACGGGAGGACGGCGACGGGTGGCGGAAACTCGCGGGGGCAGTGCAGAAGCGCCCGCTGGCCGCGCTGGTTGCCGCGGCGGTGATCCTCGGTGCCCTCGCCTTCCCGGCGCTGAGTATTCGACTCGGATTCAATGACGCTGGCAACGACCCGGCCGACTCCACCAGCCGGCAGGCGTACGACCTGCTCGCCGACGGCTTCGGACCCGGCTTCAACGGTCCGCTGCTGGTCGTGACCGACGGCGGTGACGGCAGCGGTGAAGATGCCGCCGCCGAGGCAGCGCAGACGCTGGGCGAGACAGCGGGCGTCGCAGCCACCACGGATCCGATGCCCACACCGGACGGTGAGGCGGCGACCGTACTCGTCTATCCCGACTCCTCACCGCAGGATGCGGAGACCACGGAGCTCGTCGGCACCCTGCGCGACGACGTGCTGCCGGGGCTGACCGCGGGCAACGGCGCGGAGTACCTCGTCGGCGGGGCGACGGCGGCATCCGAGGACTACGCCGCCAAGCTGGCCGACCGGATGCCGCTGTTCATGACGATCGTCGTCGGGCTCTCGATGGTGCTGCTGATGGCGGTGTTCCGGTCGATCCTCATTCCGGTGAAGGCCGCGCTCCTGAACATCCTCAGCATCGGAGCAGCGCTCGGCGCGATGAAACTGGTCTTCCAGGACGGCATGCTCGGCTTCGAGAGCGGGCCGATCGAGGCGTACGTACCGGTGATGATCTTCGCTATCGTCTTCGGTCTCTCGATGGACTACGAGATCTTCCTGATCTCGCGAATGCACGAGGAATGGGAGAAGGACGAGGGCCGCGACCCTTCGCACGCTGTACGCGAGGGCCTGGCCCACACCGGTGCGGTCATCACGGCGGCAGGGTCGATCATGGTGGTCATCTTCGCGTCCTTCGTACTCAGCGAGCAAAGGCTGTTGCAGCAGACGGGGTTCGCCTTCGCGGTGGCGATCTTCGTCGACGCGGTCATCATCCGCTGCATGGTCGTGCCCGCGGCGATGGAGCTGATGGGTCGCCGCGCCTGGTGGCTGCCGGCACCATTGGCCCGGCTGCTGCCGAAGGTGGAGCTGGAACGGCACGGCGCCTGA
- a CDS encoding hybrid-cluster NAD(P)-dependent oxidoreductase, giving the protein MTEMLTRTPAAPDVVGVDEIAQPLACTRIDDITHDIKSFTFALPRPLRFQPGQYVTLTVHVGGRPTERCYTISSPPTRPDTFTITVKRVPGGPVSNWLHDHIAVGDTIDVQGPLGQFSTANHPAARYLFLSAGSGITPLMSMTRAMYDRGEPADVVFVHNARSPRDIVFRRELETMATEPFLSVAAICEEDAPDEAWPGLRGRLTLPTLLRLAPDLYEREILTCGPPPYMSAVREMLRTAGVDPARCHEESFELAPPSRTPAAALDDPPVGHSVELRRSGRTVSCDGATTILEAVSRAGVVVPSSCGEGVCGTCKSTMLAGRVDMQHAGGIRPREIADGKILLCCSTPLEDLVIDA; this is encoded by the coding sequence ATGACCGAGATGCTGACGCGGACCCCCGCCGCCCCGGACGTCGTCGGAGTCGACGAGATCGCTCAACCGCTCGCGTGTACGCGGATCGACGACATCACGCATGACATCAAGAGCTTCACGTTCGCATTGCCGCGCCCGCTCCGGTTTCAACCCGGGCAGTACGTGACCCTCACCGTCCACGTCGGGGGGCGACCGACCGAACGCTGCTACACGATCTCCTCGCCGCCGACCCGCCCCGACACGTTCACGATCACGGTCAAGCGGGTGCCCGGCGGACCGGTCTCGAACTGGCTGCACGACCACATCGCTGTCGGCGACACGATCGACGTACAAGGCCCGCTCGGGCAGTTCTCGACGGCGAACCATCCGGCGGCGCGCTATCTGTTCCTGTCGGCCGGAAGCGGCATCACTCCGCTGATGTCGATGACCCGCGCGATGTACGACCGGGGCGAGCCGGCCGACGTGGTGTTCGTACACAACGCGCGGAGCCCCCGCGACATCGTCTTCCGCCGGGAGCTCGAGACGATGGCAACCGAGCCGTTCCTGTCGGTCGCCGCGATCTGCGAGGAGGACGCGCCCGACGAGGCCTGGCCGGGACTCCGCGGACGCCTCACCCTGCCGACGCTGCTCCGACTCGCACCCGACCTGTACGAGCGCGAGATCCTCACCTGCGGACCGCCGCCGTACATGTCCGCCGTACGCGAGATGCTGCGTACCGCGGGCGTCGACCCGGCGCGCTGCCACGAGGAGAGCTTCGAGCTCGCGCCACCGAGTCGTACGCCCGCTGCGGCTCTCGACGACCCCCCGGTCGGCCATTCCGTCGAGCTCCGCCGCAGCGGGCGTACGGTCTCCTGTGACGGCGCGACGACGATCCTCGAGGCGGTGTCCCGCGCGGGTGTGGTCGTGCCGTCGTCTTGCGGTGAAGGCGTTTGCGGTACGTGCAAGAGCACGATGCTCGCCGGGCGGGTCGACATGCAGCACGCCGGCGGCATCCGTCCCCGCGAGATCGCGGACGGCAAGATCCTGCTCTGCTGCTCCACGCCGCTCGAGGATCTCGTGATCGACGCCTGA
- a CDS encoding LysR family transcriptional regulator, producing the protein MIDRRLHVLRVLAAQGTVTAAAAALDYTPSAVSHQLRSLAHDLGVTLLEHDGRGVRLTPAARVLLEHTDELFERWEAIRGELAAVDEERSGTLRLCGFSTAAAALLPELAVRVVERHPQCAVHIIEADPEECFDLLVADKADLGVVVATSSLPPRSDPRFEQQSLFDDPLDLLVPVGHPLAGKESVPLSEAADEPWILDRPGRPHRQLVLTACAAAGFSPSEAHQSAEWDTGAALVAAGLGVALVPRLARLPDDYRIARVPLRGDPTPSRHVLTGVRRGSLRQPIIAEALAELREIADRSGATASR; encoded by the coding sequence ATGATCGACCGGAGGCTCCATGTGCTCCGTGTCCTCGCCGCACAGGGCACGGTGACAGCGGCCGCGGCCGCCCTCGACTACACGCCGTCGGCCGTGTCGCACCAGCTGCGCAGCCTTGCCCACGACCTCGGCGTCACCCTGCTCGAGCACGACGGGAGGGGCGTACGTCTGACTCCCGCCGCGCGCGTACTGCTCGAGCACACCGACGAGCTCTTCGAGCGGTGGGAGGCGATTCGCGGTGAGCTCGCGGCGGTCGACGAGGAGCGCTCCGGCACGCTGCGACTCTGTGGGTTCTCTACTGCGGCCGCGGCCCTGCTGCCGGAGCTGGCGGTGCGGGTGGTCGAACGCCATCCGCAATGCGCGGTGCACATCATCGAGGCCGACCCCGAGGAGTGCTTCGACCTTCTCGTTGCAGACAAGGCCGATCTCGGTGTCGTGGTTGCCACGTCGTCACTGCCCCCGCGATCCGATCCGCGGTTCGAGCAGCAGTCCTTGTTCGACGACCCGCTCGATCTGCTGGTACCGGTCGGCCATCCGCTCGCGGGGAAGGAGTCGGTCCCGCTGAGCGAGGCGGCCGACGAGCCGTGGATCCTGGACCGCCCCGGCCGACCGCATCGCCAGCTGGTGTTGACGGCCTGTGCTGCGGCGGGGTTCTCGCCTTCGGAGGCGCATCAGTCTGCCGAGTGGGACACGGGAGCCGCGCTCGTCGCCGCGGGTCTCGGCGTGGCGCTCGTGCCGCGTCTCGCGCGGCTGCCGGACGACTACCGGATCGCCCGGGTGCCTCTACGTGGCGATCCCACACCGTCGCGACATGTGCTCACCGGCGTACGCCGTGGCAGTCTCCGTCAACCGATCATCGCCGAGGCCCTCGCGGAGCTGCGCGAGATCGCCGATCGCTCCGGTGCGACCGCGTCCCGATAG
- a CDS encoding aromatic ring-hydroxylating oxygenase subunit alpha, which translates to MTTIADTTPAPSLERLVERRIPGRALEAPFYADDDVFDLDISAIFTRHWLFVASTAEIPEPGDYLTIDIGPYPILVIRDDDGDVRALHNVCRHRGSRVLSESSGSTGNLVCGYHQWTYATDGRLLHAGQQAADFDKTCYALKTVHCRVVGGLIFICLAADPPSDFDDVASRTLPYLAPHQLHRTKVAAQLDTVEDANWKLVMENNRECYHCEAGHPELMYTFFPTYGYAEDEIPPRLMPAHARYLQAQADLESACTERGMPYEEIEEIAGRPSAFRIQREPLDGAGESYTLDGSAACRKLLGDLDITRLGRLSLHHQPNSWFHFLADHAVTSMAIPLGPERTLVRTTWLVHEDAVEGRDYDADNLTAVWRRTNEQDAELVVRAQSGVKSPVYEPGPYAPNEYQVDSFCTWYIDETRKYLRS; encoded by the coding sequence ATGACCACGATCGCGGACACGACACCCGCCCCATCGCTCGAACGACTCGTGGAGCGCCGAATCCCTGGCAGAGCGCTCGAGGCGCCCTTCTACGCCGACGACGACGTCTTCGATCTCGACATCTCGGCGATCTTCACCCGGCATTGGCTGTTCGTCGCCAGTACGGCCGAGATACCCGAGCCCGGCGACTATCTGACGATCGACATCGGGCCCTACCCGATCCTCGTCATCCGCGACGACGACGGCGACGTACGCGCGCTGCACAACGTCTGCCGGCACCGCGGTTCGCGCGTACTCAGCGAGTCCAGCGGCTCGACCGGCAACCTGGTGTGCGGCTACCACCAGTGGACGTACGCGACGGACGGTCGGCTGCTGCACGCCGGACAGCAGGCGGCCGACTTCGACAAGACCTGTTACGCGCTGAAGACCGTGCACTGCCGAGTCGTCGGCGGGCTGATCTTCATCTGCCTCGCCGCAGATCCACCATCGGACTTCGACGACGTGGCAAGCCGTACGCTCCCCTACCTCGCGCCGCATCAGCTGCACCGCACCAAGGTCGCCGCGCAGCTCGACACCGTCGAGGACGCCAACTGGAAGCTGGTGATGGAGAACAACCGCGAGTGCTACCACTGCGAGGCCGGGCATCCCGAGCTGATGTACACGTTCTTCCCGACGTACGGGTACGCCGAGGACGAGATCCCGCCGCGCCTGATGCCGGCACATGCCCGCTACCTTCAGGCGCAGGCCGATCTCGAATCCGCCTGCACCGAGCGCGGCATGCCGTACGAAGAGATCGAGGAGATCGCCGGGCGGCCGTCCGCGTTCCGCATCCAACGCGAGCCGCTCGACGGCGCGGGCGAGTCGTACACGCTGGACGGCAGCGCCGCATGTCGCAAGCTGCTGGGTGACCTCGACATCACCCGCCTGGGCAGGCTGAGCCTGCACCACCAGCCGAACTCGTGGTTCCACTTCCTCGCCGACCACGCGGTCACGTCCATGGCGATCCCGCTCGGCCCCGAGCGCACCCTCGTACGCACGACCTGGCTGGTCCACGAGGACGCGGTCGAGGGCCGTGACTACGACGCCGACAACCTGACTGCGGTCTGGCGCCGTACGAACGAACAGGACGCCGAGCTCGTCGTACGCGCGCAGTCGGGGGTAAAGAGCCCCGTGTACGAGCCGGGCCCGTACGCGCCGAACGAGTATCAGGTCGACTCGTTCTGCACGTGGTACATCGACGAGACGCGGAAGTACCTGCGCTCATGA
- a CDS encoding oxidoreductase: MRAIDPLLEPFQLRSLTLRNRVVSTSHEPAYAEDGLPKDRYRLYHSEKARGGVGLTMIGGSAIVSPDSPPAFGNLQLYRDDIVPWLRRLADDVHENGAAVMTQITHLGRRTSNYAGDWLPVVYPSALREPAHRAFPKIAEHWDLDRIVGHYAEAATRCRDAGLDGVEIQSYGHLHDAFLSPATNRRDDGLGGALEHRMAFPRRVIQAVRAAVGPDFVVGIRMSMDEDRPDGLELTEALAALQSYVADGIDFLSIIKGTIESDATLAKVIPSMGTPSAPFLEFAGEVRRAVSVPVMHASRISDVATARHAIRDGLLDLVGMTRPQLADPYLVSKLASGDEERIRPCVGANYCLDAIYESGDAKCIHNPATGREQTLTHVIEPTRAQARKAVVVGAGPAGLEAARVLGERGHHVVLLEAADVPGGQVLLASSSPRRRDLIGIIDWRVAEAKHAGVEFRYGVYADAEQVRAESPDLVIVATGGLPNRTFLGEGQDLVLDTWDVMDGAARPAGMVIVYDDNGAEPALDATEMLARGGAHVEYVTPERIVAPLVGSMNSPAYLAAFDEHGVDVTLAYRLTAVAKAEGGRLAATLRNEYTRSTVDRIVDHVVVEHGTLPNDELYMDLVAESTNLGEVDHDALLSGRPQDVRTNPAGTYQLFRIGDAVASRNIHAAIYDALRLCLTT; the protein is encoded by the coding sequence ATGCGCGCCATCGATCCGCTGCTCGAGCCGTTCCAGCTCAGGTCGCTGACCCTGCGCAACCGTGTCGTCAGCACGTCGCACGAGCCCGCGTACGCCGAGGACGGACTCCCCAAGGACCGCTACCGGCTGTACCACAGCGAGAAGGCGCGCGGCGGCGTCGGCCTCACCATGATCGGCGGATCCGCGATCGTCTCCCCCGACAGCCCGCCCGCCTTCGGAAACCTGCAGCTCTACCGCGACGACATCGTCCCGTGGCTTCGCCGGCTGGCCGACGACGTGCACGAGAACGGCGCCGCCGTGATGACCCAGATCACCCACCTGGGCAGGCGTACGAGCAACTACGCCGGCGACTGGCTCCCGGTCGTCTACCCGTCGGCACTACGGGAACCCGCGCACCGAGCATTCCCGAAGATCGCCGAGCACTGGGACCTCGACCGGATCGTCGGGCACTACGCCGAGGCCGCCACACGCTGTCGCGACGCCGGACTCGACGGAGTCGAGATCCAGTCCTACGGCCATCTGCACGACGCGTTCCTGTCGCCGGCGACGAACCGGCGAGACGACGGGCTGGGCGGCGCGCTCGAGCACCGGATGGCCTTCCCCCGTCGGGTGATCCAGGCGGTACGCGCGGCCGTCGGGCCCGACTTCGTCGTGGGCATTCGAATGTCGATGGACGAGGACCGACCCGACGGCCTCGAGCTCACCGAAGCACTCGCGGCGCTCCAGTCGTACGTCGCCGACGGCATCGACTTCCTCAGCATCATCAAGGGGACGATCGAGAGCGACGCGACGCTCGCCAAGGTGATCCCGTCGATGGGTACGCCCTCCGCACCGTTCCTCGAGTTCGCGGGCGAGGTCAGGCGCGCCGTGAGCGTCCCCGTCATGCATGCGTCACGCATCTCCGACGTCGCAACGGCCCGGCACGCGATCCGCGACGGACTGCTCGACCTGGTCGGCATGACGCGCCCGCAGCTCGCCGATCCGTACCTCGTGTCGAAGCTCGCGTCCGGCGACGAGGAGCGCATCCGGCCGTGTGTGGGCGCGAACTACTGCCTCGACGCCATCTACGAGTCCGGCGACGCGAAGTGCATCCACAACCCGGCCACCGGCCGCGAGCAGACGCTGACGCATGTCATCGAGCCGACCAGAGCCCAAGCACGTAAGGCCGTTGTCGTCGGCGCCGGTCCCGCCGGATTGGAAGCGGCCCGCGTACTAGGCGAACGCGGACACCACGTCGTACTCCTCGAAGCGGCCGATGTGCCCGGCGGACAGGTGCTGCTCGCGTCGTCGTCGCCCCGCCGACGCGACCTCATCGGCATCATCGACTGGCGCGTCGCGGAGGCGAAGCACGCCGGCGTTGAGTTCCGGTACGGCGTGTACGCGGATGCCGAGCAGGTGCGCGCCGAGAGTCCGGACCTGGTGATCGTCGCGACCGGCGGGCTCCCCAACCGGACGTTCCTCGGCGAGGGACAGGACCTCGTGCTCGACACCTGGGACGTCATGGACGGCGCGGCCAGGCCCGCCGGCATGGTCATCGTGTACGACGACAACGGCGCCGAGCCCGCCCTCGACGCGACGGAGATGCTCGCTCGAGGCGGTGCGCACGTCGAGTACGTCACGCCCGAACGAATCGTGGCTCCCCTGGTGGGGAGTATGAACTCGCCCGCGTACCTGGCGGCGTTCGACGAGCACGGCGTCGACGTCACGCTCGCGTACCGGCTGACCGCCGTTGCCAAGGCCGAGGGCGGCCGTCTCGCAGCGACACTGCGCAACGAGTACACCCGCAGCACGGTCGACCGGATCGTCGACCACGTCGTCGTCGAGCACGGCACGCTCCCCAACGACGAGCTGTACATGGACCTCGTCGCCGAGTCGACGAACCTCGGGGAGGTCGACCACGATGCGCTGCTGAGCGGGCGACCTCAGGACGTACGCACCAACCCGGCCGGTACCTACCAGCTGTTCCGCATCGGCGACGCCGTCGCCAGCCGCAACATCCATGCCGCCATCTACGACGCGCTGCGTCTCTGCCTCACCACCTGA
- a CDS encoding cupin domain-containing protein: MDIKHGTPTSEEDTRTGQVVSADEHPMVDLSDPNAEAWIAAGGDPRDQGRMVELFSRELTGATDLMVGLAWFDPGQVHLLHHHPYADEWYYVITGSADFTIGDEQLRGRPGTGLYIPAGTRHRIHNDQSQALQIAWGFNRPSLMDVGIVWEE; this comes from the coding sequence ATGGACATCAAGCACGGAACACCCACGTCAGAAGAAGACACGCGAACCGGGCAGGTCGTCTCGGCCGACGAGCATCCGATGGTCGACCTGTCCGACCCCAATGCCGAGGCCTGGATCGCCGCCGGGGGCGATCCGCGCGATCAGGGCCGCATGGTCGAGCTGTTCTCGCGCGAGCTGACCGGCGCGACCGACCTCATGGTCGGCCTCGCGTGGTTCGACCCGGGACAAGTCCACCTGCTCCACCACCATCCGTACGCCGACGAGTGGTACTACGTGATCACGGGCTCGGCCGACTTCACGATCGGCGACGAGCAGCTGCGGGGCAGACCCGGCACCGGGCTCTACATCCCGGCCGGCACGCGCCACCGGATCCACAACGACCAATCGCAGGCTCTCCAGATCGCCTGGGGATTCAACCGTCCGAGCCTGATGGACGTCGGGATCGTCTGGGAGGAGTAG
- a CDS encoding quaternary amine ABC transporter ATP-binding protein, whose protein sequence is MSLIEFADVYKVFGRRPQRAVERLENGEGREKLREEGLTAAVIDASFSVDSGEIFVVMGLSGSGKSTLIRMANGLWEPTAGTVEVAGENLTKLNPAGVREVRREKISMVFQHFALLPHRTVGENAAYGLKIRGINRADRERRGEEALEMVGLGGWGNYLPGELSGGMRQRVGLARALAAETEVMLMDEAFSALDPLIRREMQDQLVELQDKLDKTILFITHDLNEAMRLGDRIAMMRDGRIVQQGTAEDILNDPATDYVAQFIQDVDRTRVLTAESVMEKPVAVIGPEQGPRAAHKLIRENQLSAVMVVDASRRLRGVVTESAAADGVSAGRNDLTGVMEGAATVPPDTAVADLFAASAEATAPLAVVDGDQRLLGVIARVTLLSALGSVAPSNGDATPELATAGGEG, encoded by the coding sequence GTGTCATTGATCGAGTTCGCGGACGTCTACAAGGTCTTCGGACGTCGACCGCAGCGCGCCGTGGAACGTCTCGAGAACGGCGAGGGTCGCGAGAAGCTGCGTGAGGAGGGCCTCACCGCGGCCGTGATCGATGCGTCGTTCAGCGTCGACAGCGGCGAGATCTTCGTCGTGATGGGTCTGTCCGGGTCCGGTAAGTCGACATTGATCCGGATGGCGAACGGCCTCTGGGAGCCGACCGCCGGCACCGTCGAGGTCGCGGGAGAGAACCTCACCAAGCTGAATCCGGCCGGTGTGCGAGAGGTACGCCGCGAGAAGATCAGCATGGTCTTCCAGCATTTTGCGCTATTGCCGCACCGTACGGTCGGCGAGAACGCCGCGTACGGACTGAAGATCCGCGGCATCAACCGGGCCGACCGCGAGCGTAGGGGCGAAGAGGCACTCGAGATGGTCGGCCTCGGCGGTTGGGGCAACTACCTCCCGGGCGAACTCTCGGGCGGCATGCGGCAACGCGTCGGCCTGGCGCGGGCACTCGCGGCGGAGACCGAGGTGATGCTGATGGACGAGGCGTTCAGCGCCCTCGACCCGTTGATCCGCCGCGAGATGCAGGACCAGTTGGTCGAGTTGCAAGACAAGCTGGACAAGACGATCCTGTTCATCACCCACGACCTCAACGAGGCGATGCGTCTCGGCGACCGGATCGCGATGATGCGCGATGGCCGGATCGTCCAGCAGGGCACGGCCGAGGACATCCTGAACGATCCTGCGACCGACTACGTCGCCCAGTTCATCCAAGATGTCGACCGTACGCGCGTACTCACCGCCGAGTCCGTGATGGAGAAGCCCGTGGCTGTTATCGGTCCCGAGCAGGGCCCCCGCGCGGCGCACAAGCTCATTCGCGAGAACCAGCTGTCCGCGGTGATGGTCGTCGACGCGTCTCGGAGGCTGCGGGGTGTGGTCACGGAGTCGGCGGCGGCCGATGGCGTTTCGGCGGGCCGTAACGACCTCACCGGCGTGATGGAGGGGGCGGCGACGGTCCCGCCCGACACGGCTGTAGCGGACCTGTTCGCAGCGTCGGCAGAGGCGACGGCGCCGCTCGCAGTGGTCGATGGTGACCAACGACTTCTCGGCGTGATCGCGCGGGTGACCTTGCTGAGTGCGCTCGGCAGCGTCGCACCCTCCAATGGAGACGCGACTCCTGAGCTTGCTACCGCAGGAGGCGAGGGCTGA